In Lewinellaceae bacterium, the genomic stretch TGGTCAGCGATATTGGCAATCTGTACGACATCCATCCACGCAACAAACTGGATGTTGGCACCCGGCTCGCCAACATTGCCCTTGCGAAAGACTATGGAAGAACCGACCTGGAATACAGCGGGCCACTCTTCCTGGGTGATGACATCCAGGGCAGCCGCATGCGTATTCGTTTTGACCATGCCAAAGGGTTAAAGACAACCGGTGGACCGGTAACTGACCTCGAAATGGCTGGCCCGGACCGTATATTTCATCCGGCAACAGGCAAGATCGAAAACAACCAGCTGGTGGTTACCAGTGATGCGGTATCCGATCCTGTAGCGGTACGGTATGCCTTCTCCAATCTCGGGGTGGGTAATCTGGTCAATGAGGCCGGACTGCCGGCAAGCTCATTTAGGACGGATGATTGGCCGGTCATCCTCGATGCCGTCGAAATCCAGCAGGAAAACGGACAGATCACCATGACCTGTGCCAATGCCGGTGCGGAGATTTATTATACCCTGAATGGAGAGGATCCCATGTTATCCGGGAAACGCTACACAGAGACACTGAACCCGACAAGTTCAGTTAGTATCCTTGCCAGAGCAAAGACACCACAAGGATGGTCTTCAAATAGCACCCTGTTCGAATGGGTCAACAATCTGGCTACCAACCATCCGGTTTCCTTATACACCCCTTATGCCAGGGAGTTCTCCGGTGGAGGAGTTAATGCGCTGACCAATGGTAAAAAAGGAAGTATCAATCCGGCAGATGGCAACTGGCAGGGCTACAAAGGTGATGATCTGGATGCCGTGATCGACCTGGGGGAAGAGAGGGACATCTCCAAGATAAAAACGCAGTTTCTGGAGTTGCAGAATACCTTGATATTCCCGCCCAGCCGGGTTGAATTTGCTGTTTCGAAAAACGGGAAGAAGTACAAGACGATCCATACCTGGAATTACAGTGTAAATGCTTCCAATGCACCCCGCATCATCGAGGTAGCGAAATTTATCAATACCTCGGCGCGGTACATTCGCATCCAGGCTAAAAATATCGGCAACTGTCCTTCCTGGCACGTAGGTGCCGGACAGCCTGCATGGCTCTTTGTGGATGAGGTGGAAGTTGAATAAATCAGACCAGATATCGCTCCCGGATGATCCGTTCATGATAGCGGGCATGGCCAGCAATGAAATAACCCAGGGCCCGTACGCTGAATGGATAACCAGCTGCCGTACCGATAAAGGAAAGATCGTCCGGTTCCAGGTACATAAAGACATGGATGGAGGAATCCCTTAGGGCATTCCACTCTTCCCGGATGGACATTGGAGATCGTTTCTCAGCATGCACATACGGTATAAAGTCGTCCTGCTCAAAGCCAGCCAGCGGGGTGGGATCATGCCGGCTCATGCGTAAGGCCCGGTACGCCATGATACGTTCGGTATCCAGAACATGGATTACAGCTTCCTTCAGGGTCCATTTTTCGGGTGCATAGCGAAAATCCCATTTGTCATCCGGGATCTGCAGCAACAGCTCTTCGATCTCATGCTT encodes the following:
- a CDS encoding chitobiase/beta-hexosaminidase C-terminal domain-containing protein; the encoded protein is MRVRNINSFASLMLFISVLVMQYKPASGQVRLPAILSDHMVMQANRMVSLWGWCNAGEKVTIRPGWTDSVFVAEGTNMAKWQVRIPTPQASAKTYSIRIEASNQLEIKDVMIGEVWLCSGQSNMEWSMRSGIDDREKLQKQADVPEIRLFQVPRTTADYPQDDLPGKWVVCDPSTVETFSAVGYFFGKQLHDKLLVPVGLINSSWGGTPAEVWTPADVINKDSEFSSTLNLLSDSRWWPRAPGVLYNAMIYPLATFPIQGVIWYQGESNTANPLVYRRLFPAMIESWRQLWKAPISFYFVQIAPYNYGTPLVGAMVREAQLLTLRLPHTGMTVVSDIGNLYDIHPRNKLDVGTRLANIALAKDYGRTDLEYSGPLFLGDDIQGSRMRIRFDHAKGLKTTGGPVTDLEMAGPDRIFHPATGKIENNQLVVTSDAVSDPVAVRYAFSNLGVGNLVNEAGLPASSFRTDDWPVILDAVEIQQENGQITMTCANAGAEIYYTLNGEDPMLSGKRYTETLNPTSSVSILARAKTPQGWSSNSTLFEWVNNLATNHPVSLYTPYAREFSGGGVNALTNGKKGSINPADGNWQGYKGDDLDAVIDLGEERDISKIKTQFLELQNTLIFPPSRVEFAVSKNGKKYKTIHTWNYSVNASNAPRIIEVAKFINTSARYIRIQAKNIGNCPSWHVGAGQPAWLFVDEVEVE
- a CDS encoding DinB family protein, producing MPSISNQPLPGEYPPYSQRYIELVPEEQIVGALVHNKHEIEELLLQIPDDKWDFRYAPEKWTLKEAVIHVLDTERIMAYRALRMSRHDPTPLAGFEQDDFIPYVHAEKRSPMSIREEWNALRDSSIHVFMYLEPDDLSFIGTAAGYPFSVRALGYFIAGHARYHERIIRERYLV